One Stenotrophomonas maltophilia DNA window includes the following coding sequences:
- the rnfB gene encoding Rnf electron transport complex subunit RnfB, whose translation MSLIPPLTERLDRLLPQTQCGQCGYDGCRPYAQAMARGEVGVDRCPPGGDAGARALAQVLGVPAIPFDRSRGEHKAAQVALIVEADCIGCTKCIQACPVDAIVGGAKYMHTVIADLCTGCELCIPPCPVDCIELVRP comes from the coding sequence ATGAGCCTGATCCCGCCCCTGACCGAACGCCTCGACCGCCTGCTGCCGCAGACCCAATGCGGGCAATGCGGCTACGACGGCTGCCGCCCGTACGCGCAGGCGATGGCGCGCGGCGAGGTGGGCGTGGACCGCTGCCCACCGGGTGGCGATGCCGGTGCACGGGCGCTGGCGCAGGTGTTGGGCGTCCCGGCGATTCCGTTCGATCGTTCGCGCGGCGAGCACAAGGCGGCTCAGGTGGCATTGATCGTGGAAGCCGACTGCATCGGCTGCACCAAGTGCATCCAGGCCTGCCCGGTGGATGCCATCGTCGGCGGTGCCAAGTACATGCACACGGTCATTGCCGATCTGTGCACCGGCTGCGAGCTGTGCATTCCACCGTGTCCGGTGGATTGCATCGAGCTGGTGCGCCCGTAA
- a CDS encoding IS4 family transposase, with product MRASQVLQKCLPNSLSAMHVLRMRALLSAVQALIVGRRLTLTDIARAWPGAERVRAPLKAFDRLLGNRHLHGERSAIEADMARWLLRGPQPVILIDWSDLKPDKSWCLLRAAVPVGGRTLTLLDMIVRGKEQGSAEAERHFLQQLRKLIPEGVTPILVTDAGFRTPWFRAVSALGWHWVGRLRGATRIKLQEAPNYPEHWHDSRTLHARARTVPRELPPALVNRSSPLACRVVLCSKTRKGRKKSTRRTPQQASRSAVSLKAAAREREPWLIVAAPELSQASARQLVNLYARRMQIELAFRDLKSHRYGHALEDSLTRQGPRLQILLLISTLATFVSWLAGLVCEAADIAHWLWPSKSTRKRYSTPRVGREALVRGWPLGPPARWLDLLRSPPGKALDQMTLLP from the coding sequence ATGCGCGCCAGCCAAGTATTGCAGAAGTGCTTGCCCAACTCACTATCGGCCATGCATGTCCTGCGCATGCGGGCCCTTCTCAGCGCGGTGCAAGCGCTGATCGTTGGGCGACGGTTGACCTTGACCGATATCGCTCGAGCGTGGCCTGGGGCCGAGCGTGTACGAGCTCCCCTCAAGGCGTTTGATCGCCTGTTGGGGAATCGGCATCTACATGGCGAACGCAGTGCCATTGAGGCTGACATGGCTCGCTGGCTGCTACGTGGCCCACAGCCGGTCATCCTCATCGACTGGTCTGACTTGAAGCCGGACAAAAGCTGGTGCTTGCTTCGCGCGGCGGTTCCCGTGGGCGGCCGCACGCTGACGCTGCTGGACATGATTGTTCGCGGGAAAGAACAAGGCTCCGCCGAGGCCGAGAGGCATTTTCTGCAGCAATTGCGCAAGCTCATTCCAGAAGGGGTAACTCCGATTCTGGTGACCGATGCTGGGTTCCGGACCCCTTGGTTTCGCGCGGTTTCTGCGCTGGGCTGGCACTGGGTGGGGCGTCTGCGTGGAGCAACGCGCATCAAACTTCAGGAGGCCCCCAACTACCCGGAACACTGGCATGACAGCCGCACCCTGCACGCCAGAGCCAGGACCGTGCCACGCGAGCTCCCGCCAGCGCTGGTCAACCGCAGCTCGCCGCTGGCCTGCCGCGTGGTGCTGTGTTCCAAAACGCGTAAGGGCCGCAAAAAATCCACCCGCCGTACTCCACAGCAGGCCTCTCGTTCGGCGGTGAGCCTGAAGGCTGCCGCTCGTGAGCGAGAGCCTTGGCTTATCGTGGCCGCGCCCGAATTGAGTCAGGCCAGCGCCCGACAGTTGGTTAACCTCTATGCCCGCCGGATGCAGATCGAACTGGCCTTTCGAGATCTCAAATCACACCGCTACGGGCATGCCTTGGAAGACAGTCTGACCCGGCAAGGGCCCAGGCTGCAGATCCTGCTCCTGATCAGCACGCTGGCCACCTTCGTCAGCTGGCTGGCCGGCTTGGTGTGTGAAGCGGCAGACATCGCCCACTGGCTTTGGCCCAGCAAAAGCACCCGCAAACGCTATTCCACCCCACGCGTTGGGCGCGAGGCACTAGTCAGAGGCTGGCCCCTAGGGCCACCGGCACGGTGGCTTGATCTTCTGCGCTCGCCCCCAGGGAAGGCCTTGGACCAAATGACTTTGCTGCCATGA
- a CDS encoding RidA family protein, whose product MMERYDVGPRMSEMTVYNKVAYLSGQIPEDTSQDITGQTRQVLAEIDKLLALVASDRQHVLRAEVFLADIADFDGMNKAWDEWVVEGATPARATFEAKLAHAEWKVEIVVTAAVP is encoded by the coding sequence ATGATGGAGCGTTACGACGTCGGACCGCGCATGTCCGAGATGACCGTGTACAACAAGGTCGCCTATCTCTCCGGCCAGATTCCGGAAGACACCAGCCAGGACATCACCGGGCAGACCCGGCAGGTGCTGGCGGAGATCGACAAGCTGCTGGCGCTGGTCGCCAGTGACCGCCAGCACGTGCTGCGCGCGGAAGTGTTCCTGGCCGACATCGCCGACTTCGACGGCATGAACAAGGCGTGGGACGAGTGGGTGGTCGAGGGCGCGACCCCGGCCCGTGCAACCTTCGAAGCCAAGCTGGCCCACGCCGAGTGGAAGGTCGAGATCGTGGTGACGGCAGCGGTGCCGTAA
- the mprF gene encoding bifunctional lysylphosphatidylglycerol flippase/synthetase MprF — MTPDTDPATASSTPAWKRVLTIVVPLLILSLALHGLAGEFDEHGYRAIRQAFRQLSGTQIALTVLLGLASYACLIGFDAIGLRRSGIRVHPARIGITAFLAHTLGQTVGFAALTGGAVRLRGYRSAGLDLAQIGQVVLMSTLGFVFGAWLLISVALCMEPATAALALPLNPDAVRVVGIVALLAYLGTVLLVGREGRQFSVFGHALWLPDRRTMIGVTVLSVIELVLASAAFYVLLPDSTPTGLPGFVGLYLVAVLAGLVSTVPAGLGVFEWSLLKLLPQVAPAAVLAAALIYRVTYYVLPLVLATLLALAPALRQPLQASAGATRAGWNALRPWLPQIIALAVFSIGAALVIDGTLPTPRRHLVNASLPILETSHLIGSLSGVALLLIGQGLARRSHAAWMLAMAVCVITPLPLWLRGGQLLIAVSAVLVAMALWAARREFYRQGALLDEAWSWPWLRNLGLVLVAVTWLLFFTYSHVEYQNELWWQFAVSGNAPRALRALLVVAIALVMFGLARLLHSTRSPLQPADEATLQSLAPVLAGATDTQACLVLTADKAVLRDEAKLGFVMMQRYGGSLIAMGDPVGPPDVARALIWRFREEADRLGLRPVFYQVGETYWQTYLDLGLGLVKLGEEAMVPLHDFGLEGRERADLRQAWNRGKRSGLSFRVAPVEEIPSLLPRLHAISNAWLEDKSGDEKGFSLGSYDPDYLVRFPVALVEAEGQIVAFANLWQAPAGAELSVDLMRHVNEAPKGTMDFLFIELFLWGRAQGYARFSLGMAPLSGLAQHRLAGRWNRLAGLLARHGERFYGFSGLRRFKSKFDPQWRPRYLAAPGGMHLPAALLDATRLISLDPRRN; from the coding sequence ATGACCCCAGACACCGACCCCGCCACCGCTTCCTCCACCCCGGCATGGAAGCGGGTCCTGACCATCGTCGTTCCCCTGCTGATCCTCTCGCTGGCCCTGCATGGCCTGGCCGGTGAGTTCGACGAGCACGGCTACCGTGCCATCCGCCAGGCGTTCCGCCAGCTCAGCGGCACGCAGATCGCGCTCACTGTGCTGCTCGGCCTGGCCAGCTACGCCTGCCTCATCGGCTTCGACGCCATCGGTCTTCGCCGCAGCGGCATCCGCGTACATCCGGCACGCATCGGCATCACCGCTTTCCTGGCGCATACGCTGGGCCAGACCGTGGGCTTTGCGGCATTGACCGGCGGTGCGGTGCGCCTGCGCGGCTACCGCAGCGCCGGCCTGGACCTGGCGCAGATCGGCCAGGTGGTGCTGATGAGCACGCTCGGCTTCGTATTCGGTGCATGGCTGTTGATCAGCGTGGCGCTGTGCATGGAACCTGCGACGGCAGCGTTGGCATTGCCATTGAATCCTGATGCTGTGCGCGTCGTTGGCATCGTCGCCCTGCTCGCCTATCTCGGCACCGTGCTGCTGGTCGGCCGCGAGGGACGGCAGTTCAGCGTGTTCGGCCATGCGCTGTGGCTGCCCGACCGCCGCACCATGATCGGTGTCACCGTACTCAGCGTCATCGAGCTGGTGCTGGCCAGTGCCGCGTTCTACGTGCTGCTGCCGGACTCCACGCCCACCGGCCTGCCGGGCTTCGTCGGCCTGTACCTGGTGGCGGTGCTGGCCGGCCTGGTCTCGACCGTGCCGGCCGGCCTGGGCGTGTTCGAATGGAGCCTGCTGAAGCTGCTGCCACAGGTGGCACCGGCGGCGGTGCTGGCGGCCGCGTTGATCTACCGCGTTACCTACTACGTGCTGCCGCTGGTGCTGGCCACCCTGCTCGCGCTTGCGCCCGCCCTGCGCCAGCCGCTGCAGGCCAGCGCCGGCGCAACCCGTGCCGGCTGGAACGCGCTACGCCCGTGGTTGCCGCAGATCATCGCGCTGGCGGTGTTCAGCATCGGCGCGGCGTTGGTGATCGACGGCACGCTGCCGACGCCACGCCGTCACCTGGTCAATGCCTCGCTGCCGATCCTGGAAACCTCGCACCTGATCGGCAGCCTCAGCGGCGTTGCACTGCTGCTGATCGGCCAGGGCCTGGCCCGGCGCAGCCACGCGGCGTGGATGCTGGCGATGGCGGTGTGCGTGATCACCCCGCTGCCGCTGTGGCTGCGGGGTGGGCAACTGTTGATCGCCGTCTCGGCAGTGCTGGTGGCGATGGCACTGTGGGCCGCACGTCGCGAGTTCTATCGCCAGGGTGCGCTGCTGGACGAAGCCTGGTCGTGGCCGTGGCTGCGCAATCTCGGCCTGGTTCTGGTGGCCGTTACCTGGCTGCTGTTCTTCACCTACAGCCATGTCGAATACCAGAACGAGTTGTGGTGGCAGTTTGCGGTGTCGGGCAACGCACCGCGCGCGCTGCGTGCGTTGCTGGTGGTAGCCATCGCGCTGGTGATGTTCGGCCTGGCGCGGTTGCTGCACAGCACGCGCAGCCCACTGCAGCCCGCCGACGAGGCCACGCTGCAGTCATTGGCACCGGTGCTGGCCGGCGCTACCGATACCCAGGCCTGCCTGGTGCTGACTGCCGACAAGGCGGTGCTGCGCGATGAAGCCAAGCTGGGCTTCGTGATGATGCAGCGCTATGGCGGCTCGCTGATCGCAATGGGCGATCCGGTCGGTCCGCCGGACGTCGCCCGTGCACTGATCTGGCGCTTCCGCGAAGAAGCCGACCGGCTTGGCCTGCGTCCGGTCTTCTACCAGGTCGGCGAGACGTATTGGCAGACCTATCTCGACCTCGGCCTTGGGCTGGTCAAGCTGGGCGAAGAAGCGATGGTGCCGCTGCACGACTTCGGCCTGGAAGGCCGCGAACGTGCCGACCTGCGCCAGGCCTGGAACCGCGGCAAGCGCAGCGGCCTGTCCTTCCGCGTGGCACCGGTAGAAGAGATTCCCAGCCTGCTGCCGCGCCTGCACGCGATTTCCAACGCCTGGCTGGAAGACAAATCCGGCGACGAAAAGGGCTTCTCACTGGGCAGCTACGACCCGGACTATCTGGTGCGCTTCCCGGTGGCGCTGGTCGAGGCCGAAGGCCAGATCGTGGCGTTTGCCAACCTGTGGCAGGCACCGGCCGGTGCCGAGCTGTCGGTGGACCTGATGCGCCACGTCAACGAGGCGCCGAAGGGCACGATGGACTTCCTCTTCATCGAGCTGTTCCTGTGGGGCCGCGCACAGGGCTATGCACGGTTCTCGCTGGGCATGGCACCGCTGTCCGGGCTGGCGCAGCATCGCCTGGCCGGTCGCTGGAACCGGCTGGCCGGCCTGCTGGCGCGGCATGGCGAACGCTTCTATGGCTTCAGTGGTCTGCGCCGCTTCAAGTCGAAGTTTGACCCGCAGTGGCGGCCACGCTATCTGGCTGCGCCGGGCGGCATGCACCTGCCGGCCGCACTGCTGGATGCCACACGGTTGATCTCGCTGGACCCGCGGCGGAACTGA
- a CDS encoding virulence factor family protein has protein sequence MKRAGLGRAMGVVLALAALPAMAAASVQQFSHGRFEQIPVHMPAGTPQRVVIWFHEPTAGGDTSRLPIEALRADGAMVAAVDIAHLRGVLKREGDPTCSFGSGDVENFSRWLQASLHLPGYHLPLVGGDGEGAEMAYSLAAQADTQVFAGVLTTGFCPDHNHQRMVCGDGVKHNKLQPAELNFPWLSASGDHGCKVGEASQFVQQVAMAREFKRTARGDASPGLVAAARVIGAQAGVSLAPPPAALKGLPVVEVPAAGNGDTLAVFVSGDGGWAGLDKDVASSLNEHGVAVVGIDSLRYFWSERTPKGFAGDLQKIIDHYRQQWHRGKVMLIGFSQGADVLPATINQLDADTRAALDRIVLLSVGRKADFEFHVSNWLGGGGDGLPIAPEVAKLPAAKTLCVYGDKDDDALCPDLPANDGVQKVKLPGDHHFNGDYDRLAEVILKGGA, from the coding sequence ATGAAGCGTGCAGGGCTGGGCAGGGCAATGGGTGTGGTTCTGGCGCTGGCGGCGCTGCCGGCAATGGCGGCGGCCAGCGTGCAGCAGTTCAGCCACGGACGGTTCGAGCAGATTCCGGTGCACATGCCGGCCGGCACGCCGCAGCGGGTGGTGATCTGGTTCCATGAGCCCACCGCCGGTGGTGACACCAGCCGCCTGCCGATCGAGGCCTTGCGTGCCGACGGCGCCATGGTTGCCGCCGTGGACATCGCGCACCTGCGCGGGGTGCTCAAGCGCGAGGGTGACCCGACCTGTTCGTTCGGCTCCGGTGACGTCGAGAACTTCTCGCGCTGGTTGCAGGCGTCGCTGCATCTGCCCGGTTACCACCTGCCGCTGGTCGGCGGTGATGGTGAAGGTGCCGAGATGGCCTATTCGCTCGCAGCGCAGGCCGACACCCAGGTGTTCGCCGGCGTGCTGACCACCGGCTTCTGCCCGGACCACAACCACCAGCGCATGGTCTGCGGTGATGGTGTGAAGCACAACAAACTGCAGCCTGCCGAGCTGAACTTTCCGTGGTTGAGTGCGTCCGGTGACCACGGCTGCAAGGTGGGGGAGGCCAGCCAGTTCGTGCAGCAGGTGGCGATGGCGCGTGAGTTCAAACGCACCGCGCGCGGCGATGCCTCGCCGGGCCTGGTGGCCGCAGCGCGGGTAATCGGCGCGCAGGCCGGCGTCAGCCTGGCACCGCCGCCGGCCGCGCTGAAGGGCCTGCCGGTGGTGGAAGTGCCAGCCGCCGGCAACGGCGACACGCTGGCCGTGTTCGTTTCCGGCGACGGTGGCTGGGCCGGCCTGGACAAGGACGTGGCGTCGTCGCTCAACGAACACGGCGTGGCGGTGGTCGGCATCGATTCGCTGCGCTACTTCTGGAGCGAGCGCACACCGAAGGGCTTTGCCGGTGACCTGCAGAAGATCATCGACCACTACCGCCAGCAGTGGCACCGCGGCAAGGTGATGCTGATCGGTTTCTCGCAGGGCGCCGACGTGCTGCCGGCCACCATCAACCAGCTCGATGCCGATACCCGCGCAGCGCTGGACCGTATCGTGCTGCTTTCGGTAGGCAGGAAGGCTGACTTCGAATTCCATGTCAGCAACTGGCTGGGTGGCGGCGGCGACGGCCTGCCGATCGCGCCGGAAGTGGCGAAGCTGCCGGCGGCGAAGACCCTCTGCGTGTATGGCGACAAGGATGACGACGCGCTGTGCCCGGATCTGCCGGCCAACGACGGCGTGCAGAAGGTGAAGCTGCCGGGCGACCATCACTTCAATGGTGATTACGACCGCCTGGCCGAAGTGATCCTCAAGGGCGGCGCGTAA
- a CDS encoding DUF998 domain-containing protein: MSRTRPAAALALVALLLFVATALWTQFARTDLDWVRATLSLYLHGPWGLALRAAYCLLALAIAVLGIALYRGSIGPRRSAAAPLLFTVSALGLATVAIGDSWLPETTPLLAPFIHGLAANTAFLCASVGMLLQAWYLRREPGWQSAAGLLWGWAWLAFVLLWLHVLWRAGPPRGLGQKAVIVVIVGWLLYLALALYRRSRRTTAH, from the coding sequence ATGAGCCGCACGCGCCCGGCGGCAGCGCTGGCGCTGGTGGCGTTGCTGCTGTTCGTGGCCACTGCGCTGTGGACCCAGTTCGCACGTACCGATCTGGACTGGGTGCGGGCCACGCTCAGCCTTTACCTGCACGGGCCGTGGGGGCTGGCGCTGCGCGCTGCGTACTGCCTGCTGGCGCTGGCCATCGCGGTGCTTGGCATTGCGCTGTATCGCGGCAGCATCGGTCCGCGGCGCAGTGCGGCCGCGCCGCTGTTGTTCACCGTCTCCGCGCTGGGGCTGGCGACGGTCGCCATCGGTGACAGCTGGCTGCCGGAAACAACCCCGCTGCTGGCACCGTTCATCCATGGGCTGGCGGCCAACACCGCGTTCCTCTGCGCCAGTGTCGGCATGCTGCTGCAGGCCTGGTATCTGCGCCGCGAACCGGGCTGGCAGTCCGCCGCCGGCCTGCTCTGGGGCTGGGCCTGGCTGGCGTTCGTGCTGTTGTGGCTGCATGTGCTGTGGCGCGCCGGTCCGCCCCGCGGGCTGGGCCAGAAGGCCGTGATCGTCGTGATCGTGGGCTGGCTGCTGTACCTGGCGCTGGCACTGTACCGTCGCAGTCGGCGTACCACGGCCCACTGA
- a CDS encoding oxidoreductase-like domain-containing protein yields MSVPDPDPRPLPPEEPGPNECCGSGCPLCVLDLYADELQRYRKALAEWKARHPEAAP; encoded by the coding sequence GTGTCCGTCCCTGATCCCGATCCCCGTCCGCTGCCGCCGGAAGAGCCCGGTCCCAACGAATGCTGCGGCAGTGGCTGCCCCTTGTGCGTGCTTGACCTGTATGCCGACGAACTGCAGCGCTATCGCAAGGCGCTGGCCGAGTGGAAGGCGCGGCATCCTGAGGCCGCACCATGA
- a CDS encoding HD domain-containing protein, with product MDFAPIPLAPAQWQTLQDAYATPSRAYHHFGHVRAVLQHCKEVADGPGWQQPAEVYLAALYHDAIYVAGRKDNEARSAALALQAIAQAPELAVVDAARVEQLILLTARHGELGPDDVDAEAALFLDCDMAILAAPEPVFAAYDRGVAEEYKGVVPGFLYRAGRRRFLQGLLRAPRIFLSDFFHQRLDAAARDNLRRQLGR from the coding sequence ATGGACTTCGCCCCGATCCCGCTTGCACCGGCGCAATGGCAGACGCTGCAGGATGCCTATGCCACACCGTCACGCGCCTACCACCACTTCGGCCATGTGCGCGCGGTGCTGCAGCACTGCAAGGAAGTGGCCGACGGCCCGGGTTGGCAGCAACCGGCCGAGGTCTATCTGGCCGCGCTCTACCACGATGCGATCTACGTGGCGGGGCGAAAGGACAACGAGGCGCGTTCGGCAGCGCTCGCCCTGCAGGCGATTGCACAGGCGCCGGAACTCGCCGTAGTCGACGCGGCCCGGGTGGAGCAGCTGATCCTGCTGACCGCCCGGCATGGCGAGCTCGGCCCGGACGATGTCGATGCCGAGGCCGCGTTGTTCCTGGACTGCGACATGGCGATCCTGGCCGCGCCGGAGCCGGTGTTCGCCGCCTATGACCGCGGCGTGGCCGAGGAGTACAAGGGCGTGGTGCCGGGCTTCCTGTACCGTGCCGGCCGGCGTCGATTCCTGCAGGGCCTGCTGCGCGCCCCACGGATCTTCCTCAGCGACTTCTTCCATCAGCGTCTGGACGCCGCCGCGCGCGACAACCTGCGCCGCCAGCTGGGTCGCTGA
- a CDS encoding tetratricopeptide repeat protein: protein MRRLAACFLAPLLAAAGTPFTQAQEPPPPAAYVAPATPPSVANVPTPEQVLAIPPQLREMLQRQVIARHNAREQRLQALVEMIFGAQALDLQYDPNATYTVSEIWQNRRANCLAFTLLFVTLAREARIQARVQEVDRVVSWYQDQNQGVVYSVGHVNVGVLVEGRNGTVDLDRNILYDRRGPHPISSERALAHFYNNRGAERMAVGDLVGARAFFDAALAQDADFSATWNNLGVLDSRQGNLAGARASLEKALRVDGRQDAALTNASVLYRRLGLPAQALVLEQRLQSVQRADPFVQYMQGAAAERRGDLATAIRYYRRAVQLYDNAHQFHFGLARAYFLSGQVARADRELLRARSLGGTTEQARYQAKLDSLARLRTQQQARR from the coding sequence ATGCGCCGTCTTGCCGCTTGCTTCCTTGCCCCGTTGCTGGCGGCCGCCGGCACGCCCTTCACCCAGGCCCAGGAGCCTCCACCACCGGCCGCCTACGTGGCGCCCGCCACGCCGCCCAGCGTGGCCAACGTACCAACACCGGAACAGGTACTGGCCATTCCACCGCAATTGCGGGAGATGCTGCAGAGGCAGGTGATCGCCCGCCACAACGCGCGCGAACAGCGTCTGCAGGCCTTGGTCGAGATGATCTTCGGTGCGCAGGCACTGGACCTGCAGTACGACCCCAATGCGACCTACACCGTGTCTGAGATCTGGCAGAACCGGCGCGCCAACTGCCTGGCCTTCACCCTGCTGTTCGTGACCCTGGCACGCGAGGCACGCATCCAGGCGCGCGTGCAGGAAGTGGACCGGGTGGTGTCCTGGTACCAGGACCAGAACCAGGGCGTGGTCTACAGCGTGGGACACGTCAATGTGGGCGTGCTGGTGGAGGGGCGCAACGGCACCGTCGATCTGGACCGCAATATCCTGTACGACCGCCGGGGGCCGCACCCGATCAGCAGTGAGCGGGCGCTTGCGCACTTCTACAACAACCGCGGTGCCGAACGCATGGCCGTTGGCGACCTGGTGGGCGCGCGTGCGTTCTTCGATGCAGCACTGGCCCAGGATGCGGATTTTTCGGCAACGTGGAACAACCTGGGCGTGCTCGACAGCCGCCAGGGCAATCTGGCCGGCGCGCGTGCATCGCTGGAAAAGGCGCTGCGCGTGGACGGCCGACAGGACGCGGCGCTGACCAATGCCAGCGTGCTGTACCGCCGGCTGGGCCTGCCCGCCCAGGCGCTGGTACTGGAGCAGCGCCTGCAATCGGTACAGCGGGCGGATCCCTTCGTGCAGTACATGCAGGGGGCGGCGGCCGAGCGCCGTGGCGATCTGGCCACGGCCATCCGCTATTACCGGCGCGCAGTGCAGCTGTATGACAACGCGCACCAGTTCCATTTCGGGCTGGCGCGCGCGTACTTCCTCAGTGGCCAGGTGGCCCGTGCCGACCGCGAACTGCTGCGCGCACGGTCGCTGGGCGGAACCACCGAACAGGCGCGTTACCAGGCCAAGCTGGACAGCCTTGCGCGTCTCCGCACCCAGCAGCAGGCCCGACGCTGA
- a CDS encoding zinc ribbon domain-containing protein YjdM: MSSVPACPQCTLENTYADGALWICADCGFEWTAEESAGSTLVVRDSNGNTLQTGDTVTVIKDLKVKGSSIPLKQGTVIRNIRLVEDDAEHIEGNSDKIKGLVLKTCFLKKA, from the coding sequence ATGTCTTCTGTTCCCGCCTGCCCGCAGTGCACCCTGGAAAACACCTATGCCGATGGCGCGCTGTGGATCTGCGCCGACTGCGGTTTCGAATGGACCGCCGAGGAAAGCGCCGGTTCCACCCTGGTCGTGCGTGACAGCAACGGCAATACCCTGCAGACCGGCGACACCGTCACCGTGATCAAGGATCTGAAGGTGAAGGGTTCCTCGATCCCGCTCAAGCAGGGCACCGTGATCCGCAACATCCGCCTGGTCGAGGATGATGCCGAGCACATCGAAGGCAACTCGGACAAGATCAAGGGCCTGGTGCTGAAGACCTGCTTCCTCAAGAAGGCCTGA